The proteins below are encoded in one region of Segatella copri:
- a CDS encoding FKBP-type peptidyl-prolyl cis-trans isomerase has product MAKREYVEANKRWLEEKAKEEGVMALPRGIYYKVLKQGDPKGAQPSRRSIVTAHYTGWTINGKKFDSSRGGTPFAMRLSDLIDGWIVAMQQMHVGDQWELYIPAEMGYGKFSQPGIPGGSTLIFEVELLGVG; this is encoded by the coding sequence GAGGAAAAGGCAAAGGAGGAGGGCGTTATGGCGCTGCCTCGTGGTATTTATTATAAGGTGTTGAAGCAGGGCGACCCGAAGGGAGCACAGCCTAGCCGACGCAGCATCGTGACGGCTCATTATACCGGTTGGACCATCAATGGCAAGAAGTTTGATTCCAGCCGTGGCGGTACGCCTTTCGCCATGCGATTGAGCGACCTGATTGATGGCTGGATTGTTGCCATGCAGCAGATGCACGTGGGCGACCAGTGGGAACTTTACATCCCAGCCGAGATGGGCTACGGCAAGTTCTCGCAGCCGGGCATCCCAGGCGGTTCTACCCTGATATTCGAAGTAGAACTGCTGGGAGTGGGATAA